The genomic window GGCGACATCGAGGGGCAAGGCCCAGTGCAACCCGTCCCACTGGTAGGAGCGGAACGACGGCCCAACGCTCTCGGCCTCCCAGTCCGCCAATTGCTCGGCGCTGAACATCTCTTCCAGAGGGATCAGGCAATTCTCCGCCACCGCCTCGCCGATATGCGGATGGTCCAGCACGACCAAGTCATAGCGCGCGGTCAGATCGGTGATCTGCGCGCTCTCAAACCCTTCAAGAGGCTGCTTGTCCCAGGTGATCAAAGGCTCCGACCGACCCGCATTCACACGACGCGCAGCCTCCGCAAGCGCATCATACCCACGAGGGTGATCCCACGTCAGGCCTTTGTATTTCGGCGGCTGGATCGGGATACGTTCGGCGCTGGCGCGAACCATCTGCAAGACATCGGAACTCACCGCTCACACCCCCTTGAACTGCCCCTTGAACTGCGGTTCGCGTTTTTCGAGGAAAGCGTCGATGCCCTCCTGCCCGTCGGCGGAGGAATAGAGCCGGAACAGAACCTCCTGCTCGTAGCTCTTGGCGCTTTCGATCGGCGCATCAGCGCCTTCGCGCATCAGGCGCTTCATCTCACCCTGCGCGAGCGGCGCGATCTTCAGGCACGCCCGCGCCCGTTTCGCCACTGCCATGTCCAGATCATCCGTCACCTCGGCCGCGACCCCAAGCTCGTAGGCCCGCTGACCCGACATGCGCCAGCCCGCCAGCATCAGGTCGGAGGCGGCGTATTTGCCCACCGCGCGCACCAGCCGCTGCGTGCCGCCACCGCCCGGGTTGAGGCCAAGACGCCCCTCGGGCAGGCCAAGCTGCGCCGCCTCGGCACACAGGATGATGTCGCAGCAGAGCGCAATCTCGAACCCGCCTCCAAGCGCAAACCCGTCGATCGCGCAGATCACCGGCTTGTGCAGCCGCTCGAGTTTGTCGAAAACCCGGCGCGAGTTCATCTGATAGGCGATGAACTCCGCGCGTTTGTCGCCCTGGTATTCGGCGATATCTGCCCCGGCGACGAAGGCCTTTCCACCGGCCCCGCGCAGAACCATCACGCGAACCGCGGGATCATCCGCCGCCGCGTCGAGCGCCGCGTCGAACTCTTCCATCAATGGCGTGGAGAGCGCGTTGAGCTTGTCGGGCCGGTTGAACATCAACTGCCGGACACCGGGCATCAGGTTGGAGATCTCGAT from Rhodophyticola sp. CCM32 includes these protein-coding regions:
- a CDS encoding enoyl-CoA hydratase/isomerase family protein; its protein translation is MPLIEISNLMPGVRQLMFNRPDKLNALSTPLMEEFDAALDAAADDPAVRVMVLRGAGGKAFVAGADIAEYQGDKRAEFIAYQMNSRRVFDKLERLHKPVICAIDGFALGGGFEIALCCDIILCAEAAQLGLPEGRLGLNPGGGGTQRLVRAVGKYAASDLMLAGWRMSGQRAYELGVAAEVTDDLDMAVAKRARACLKIAPLAQGEMKRLMREGADAPIESAKSYEQEVLFRLYSSADGQEGIDAFLEKREPQFKGQFKGV